The Gloeobacter violaceus PCC 7421 DNA window CATCTCCTGCTCCTTGCCCCGGCTGTCGACAAGCGTCAAATCCACCGCCGCGCCGCGGTTGTGGCGGGAGCCCTTGGCGGGGTCGGCCACGTAGCGCTCGTCGGGCACCAGCGCCCACATCTGCTTTTGCACAGCAAGCGGCCGGTAGCAGTCCCAGACTTTGAGACCAAATCCCTCAGCGGCCAGCCGGTTTTGCACCCGGGCTAGACGCTCGGCCACCGGGGGGCGCAACAGACAGCGCGCCTCGGGGTAGACCGCCTTTTTGAGGAAATTGTCCACAGTGGCGTAGCGCATGTCACGGCGCACTCCGGGAGCGACGGCACCCAAATCCACCATCGCCTCGGCCGAGACCGGCTTCGAAACCAGGACGACGGCCAAAGCCAACAGCACAAAAAACCATTGCACTAAAATTCGCGGCTCCACAACCTTGGGGACATCATACCGAGCGCTTCTCGCTTCCAGGAATCCGGGCGCCGCCACCCCCTCTGAAATATCCTCGAGAAGGGGACTTTATCAGGGGGTAATTGCATGCAGACCGTCGCCTTGACACCTTCGGGGCCAGAGGTGCCCCAGATGGGAATCGGCACCTGGGCCTGGGGAGACCGGCTTTTTTGGAACTACGGCAGCGACTACGGTCCGGCGGAAGTGCGCAATGCCTTCGAAGCCGCGGTCTCGGGGGGTGTACCGTTTTTTGACACCGCCGAACTGTACGGCCTGGGGGAATCGGAGACGCTGCTGGGACGCTTCGAGCGCGAGAGCGGCCAGACGGTGCAGATTGCCACCAAATATCTGCCCTTGCCCTGGCGCTGGGGTGCCGAGGCGGTCGAAGAGGCGCTCAGCGCGAGCCTGACGCGGCTCGGGCGGGAGCAAGTCGAACTGTATCAAGTGCATTCGCCTTTTAACTTCTTTATGGGAGCCGACACGCTCATGGGCGCTCTTGCCCGCGAGGTAAAGCGCGGCCGGATCGCGGCGGTGGGCGTAAGCAACTACAGTGCCTCCCAGATGGAGGAGGCCCACGGACGGCTCGCCGCCCAGGGGGTACCTCTGGCGGTCAACCAGGTGCGCTATTCGCTCCTTACGCGCGAAATCGAGACCAACGGCGTGCTCGATACCGCCCGCAGACTCGGGGTGAAGATCCTGGCCTACAGCCCCCTGGCGCAGGGATTGCTCACCGGCAAGTACACCGCCGACTCGCCGCCCGAGGGAGCCCGCCGCCTCGACAACCGCTACAGCCCGAGCGGCCTTGCGGCCATCGCCCCGGTGCTGGAGGTGCTGCGCGACCTGGGCCGAAAGCATGATCGCACCCCGGCCCAGGTCGCCCTCAACTGGCTGGTGGCCCAGGAAGGTGTCATACCGATTCCGGGGGCCAAAACCGCCGCCCAGGCGGAGCAAAATCTTGGTGCCGTCGGTTGGAGCCTTGCTCCTGAGGAAGTCGAACGCCTCAGCGAGGTAAGCCGCCCCTGGCGAGCTGCGTGAGATAGCTCAAATCGTTCCTGAAGATAGATTGCTCACAGTGCACCGTTTGGTTATACTCAATCCAGTGGTGCAGGGGCGCTCCTTTGCATGAGCTGCAACCGCTCGCCTGAAAAGGCGTTTCGGCCTGTCATCCTTGTCGATTTAGGGTTTTTTCCTTGGGCAGTAGCTCTGACATTCCGATAACACTGCTCCTCTAGGAAGAAAGGGTCTCCTTTCGTTCCGATGGGGGGCGAAGGAGGCCTGCGATGTTGACGCAAGATCGGCGAGAGGCCCTGCTGGCAATCGAGGGTCTGGCCAGTCTGAAGACTGAGCTGAACAATATGAATCCGGCGGACGCGGGCGATTACATCGCTTCGCTGCCTCCCAAAGATCAAGCTATTGCTTTTCGCTTACTGGCCAAAAGCCGGGCGGCGTCAGTATTCGAATACTTACCGAGTGAAGTGCAGGAGATGCTCACCGAGAGCCTCCATGCCCGCGAGGTGCAGGCAATTGTCGAGCAGATGTCCCCGGACGACCGGGCGGAATTGTTTGATGAGTTGCCCGCCCGCGTGGTCAAGCGCCTGCTCACCCAACTGAGCCCCTCCGAGCGCGAAGCGACGGCCCTGATTCTGGGTTACCCCGAGGGCACCGCCGGCCGGGTGATGACCACCGAGTACGTGCGGCTGCGGCAGGATCTGACCGTGAGTCAGGCGATTCAAAAGATCCGCAAGCTGGACCAGGACAAAGAAACGATCTACTACGCCTATCTCACCGACGCCGAGCGGCAGCTTCTGGGGGTCGTTTCGCTGCGGCAGTTGCTCTTTGCCGAGCCGGACACGCCGGTGCGCACGCTTGCACGCGAGACGATCATCTCGGTGCCGACCACCGCCGATCAAGAAGAAGTTGCCCGCCTGATGAAGCGCTACGACCTGCTGGCCATGCCCGTGGTCGATCTCGAAGGGCGCTTAGTCGGCATCGTGACGGTGGACGATGTGGTGGATATTCTCGAAGAGGAAGCCACCGAGGACATCCAGAAATTGAGCGGGATCATCGGCGGCGACGAAGAAGCGCTTTCTTCTCCCATCGAGACGGTCAAAAAGCGCCTGCCCTGGTTGCTCGGCAACATCGCCCTCTACATGGGTGCGGCAAGCGCCATCGCTCCGTTTCAGTCCACTATCAGCCTGATTCCGGTGCTCGCCATCATCATGCCGATCCTCGCCAATACCAGCGGCAACGTCGGCAACCAGGCCATCTCGGTGACCGTGCGCGGCCTGGCCACCGGCGAGGTCAACCCGGTCGACGTCTTCAAGATCCTCCGCAAGGAGATTCTCGCCGGACTGGTCAATGCTGCGGCTCTGGGATTGGTATTGGGATTGCTCACGCTCATCTGGTCGCGGCCGGAGGAGCAGTGGGTGGGCATCGTGGCGGCGATGGTAATGGCGGTGAACGTCCTGGTGGCTGCCAGCCTCGGCACCTTCTTGCCCATCATCCTCAAGCGCTTCAAGCAGGATCCGGCCCTGGTGAGCCCGCCCTTGCTGACCACGACGCTCGACACCTTCGGCTTTTTTACCTTTCTGGGCCTAACGTCGCTGTTTTTGGTTTACTTCAAGGTAGGCTGAAATCTACTATGCCGATGAACTTCTCAAGTCAAAAGCAAACACTGCTTTTGAATGCTCCTGCCAGTATGTAGCCCATTTGGCGTAACTACAAGCATTTATGGCGGCTTGAGATGTCTTTGCCGTCTGGGGGGTGCTAGCATTGTTCCCCAGATGAACAATTTTTCTTTTTTTGAAACAGCAAATGTTTGCCTCGCGTATCGTGCTAAAAAACTGGAGGAATTTCCGAGCGGCAGATGTACAACTGACCGACCGCGTTTTCGTTGTCGGGCCAAATGCTTCGGGGAAATCAAATTTTTTAGATGTGTTTCGATTTTTGCGTGATATCGCAAAACCGGGCGGAGGCTTGCAAAAAGCAGTTGTTGCGAGAGGCGGCGTATCGAAAATTCGTTGTTTATCTGCCCGCAGAGAACCCAACATCGAAATTGAAATTCATATTTCAGAATCTGTGAACCGCTCAGCTTTGTGGCGCTATGAGATTGGCGTTAAGCAAGAAACTCGTGGGAACAGGCAACCTAAGCTAGCCTATGAGAGAGTGTATAAAGAAGACAAGTTAATTCTGGACAGGCCTGACGAATTCGATAAAAATGATGATGTTCGATTAACCCAAACACATCTAGAGCAAATTGTAGCAAATTTGTCGTTTAGAGACATCGCAAAATTCTTTGAATCAGTACTTTACTTACACCTTGTTCCTCAGCTACTTCGTCATCCCGAGGCTTTTTCTGGGCCAGCAATTCCAGAAGATCCATTTGGGAGGAGTTTCTTAGAGCGGGTTGCAAAAACCCCTGAAAAAACTCGCAGGGCGCGTTTACTCAAAATTGAGGAAGCTTTAAAGTTTGCCGTTCCACAGCTTAAAAAACTTTCTGATGTCAGAGACGAACTCGGTGTGCCACATTTAGAAGCCGTTTATGAACATTGGCGCCCGAATGCTGGAAAACAGAGAGAAGACCAGTTTTCTGACGGAACTTTAAGATTAATTGGGTTGTTTTGGGCTTTGCTTGAAACTGATTCACTGCTTTTACTGGAAGAGCCTGAACTCTCCTTGAATTCAGGTATCGTCAGTAGGCTCCCAAGTATTATGTATCGCTTGCAAAGACAAAAAAGGAGGCAGGTGGTAATCAGTACCCATAGTTACGAGCTCCTTTCTGATCAAGGAATTAGTCCTGATGAAGTTTTAATTTTATCGCCTAGTAGCGAAGGCACAACTATTAGCGTTGCTTCGTCAATCAAAGAAGTCGAGTTGTTGCTTGACAAAGGCTTGACAATTGCTGATGCGGTGCTTCCCAGAACTGTGCCTCAAGGTGTTGAACAGCTTACATTTCTCTAATGTCCAGCGAAATACTCATGAACATTGCAGTCGAGGATCTGTTGAGCGAAGCAGTATTGCGTTCTTTGCTTTCTCAAATAGGTCGAGAGTTTATTATTCCAACGTGTTATGGCTTGAGAGGTGCAGATTATTTAAAGCAAAGATTGATTGGATTTAATAATGCTGCAAAGGCGATTCCTTATCTTGTTGTTGTAGATTTAGATGCTCACCTGTGCCCTTTAGCTTTATTGAGAAATTGGCAAAGATTTGAGAGACATCCTAACTTTCTATTTAGGATAGCTGTAAAAGAAATTGAAGCCTGGATTTTAGCTGATCGCGAAAGCTTTGCAAAGTGGTTAGGAGTCTTAGCACAAAGTATACCAGAAGAGGTAGATAGCATTCCCAAACCCAAGGAGTTTTTGGTAAGCCTAGCTAAGAAAAGTAATCGCCGTAATTTGCGCGAAGATCTTGTGCCTGCAAAAGGTAGTATTGCGAAGGTTGGCAAAGGGTATAACGCTGTCCTTAGTGAGTTTGTAAGTCAACACTGGAAGCTCACTAATGCTGTTAACTACTCCCCGAGTCTGATGAGAGCGAAGAATGCACTAGTGAACTTTCAGCCTTCGACTTGAATAAGCGCTTTAGCCCTGGGTTTTGGGCGGCAGGGTGGAGCGCACATTCAGTTCCTTGAGTTGGCGCTCAGCTACGGCCGACGGGGCGCCGAGCATCAGGTCCTGGGCGCGCTGGGTCTTCGGGAAGGCGATCACCTCGCGGATCGATTGCTCGCCGGCAATGAGCATCACGAAGCGGTCGAAGCCGTAGGCGATGCCGCCGTGGGGCGGGGTGCCGTACTCAAAAGCGTCGAGCAGGAAGCCGAATTTGGCGCGCGCCTCCTCCTCGGTCAGGCCAATGGTTTCAAAGACCCGTTCCTGCAGAGCGCGCCGGTAGATGCGCAGGCTGCCGCCGCCCACCTCGACGCCGTTCCAGATGATGTCGTAGGCGAGGGCGCGGGCGGTCTTAAGATCGTGCTCGTCCTCGGGCCGCGGCGCGGTAAAAGGGTGGTGGAGCGCTTCGAGGCGCTTCTCCTCGGCGTTCCATTCAAACATCGGAAAGTCGGTCACCCAGAGCAGGTTGTGACGGTTCGGGTCGATGAGGCCCAACTCTTCGCCCATCTTGAGGCGCAAGCGGCCCATGTAATCGAGAACGGTCGGGACCGCCGTCCTATCGCCCGCTCCAAACAGCAGCAGATGGCCCGGTTGGGCGCCGGTCTTCTCGATCATGCCCGCGGCGATTTCGGGGGTGAGGCTCTTGCTGAAGGCCCCGATCGTATCGACCTGGCCGCCCTCGCGCACGCGGGCAAACAGCAGCCCCCGCGCCCCGAACTGGGTGACGAACTCGAAAAGATCCCCCCCCGGTTTGACGCGGGTATTGGTGATCCCCTCGGCCCCCGGTACCGGCAGACAGACGACTTTGCCTCCGGCGGCCACCGCCCCCGAGAGCACCTGGAAACTCGATTCGCGAAATACCTCCGAGACCTCGACCAGTTCGAGGCCGAAGCGGGTGTCGGGCTTGTCGGAGCCGTAGCGGACCATCGCCTCGGCGTAGGTAAGGCGCGGCAGCGGCAAAGATAGCTCCAGACCCATCGTCTCCTGGAGAATGGCGGCCACCAACCCTTCGTTGAGGGCGATGATTTCTTCCATCGACAGGAAGCTCATTTCCATGTCGAGCTGGGTAAATTCCGGCTGGCGGTCGGCGCGCAGATCTTCGTCGCGGAAGCAGCGGGCGATCTGGTAGTAGCGGTCGAAGCCCGCGACCATCAACAGTTGCTTGAATAGCTGCGGCGACTGCGGCAGGGCGAACCAATCGCCGGGGTTGACCCGCGAGGGCACCAGGTAGTCGCGCGCCCCTTCGGGGGTGGATTTGACCAGGACAGGCGTCTCGATCTCGGTAAACCCGCGCTCATCGAGGTGGCGGCGCATAATCTGCATGACCCGATGGCGCAGGCGCAACAGTTTTTGCATCCGCCCGCGGCGCAAATCGAGATAGCGAAACTTGA harbors:
- a CDS encoding M15 family metallopeptidase, with translation MQWFFVLLALAVVLVSKPVSAEAMVDLGAVAPGVRRDMRYATVDNFLKKAVYPEARCLLRPPVAERLARVQNRLAAEGFGLKVWDCYRPLAVQKQMWALVPDERYVADPAKGSRHNRGAAVDLTLVDSRGKEQEMPTAFDDFSAGAGRDAQAQWSVTARRNYAVLHKAMIAEDFLPLPSEWWHYDAPGWERYPVVDLPLR
- a CDS encoding aldo/keto reductase, which produces MQTVALTPSGPEVPQMGIGTWAWGDRLFWNYGSDYGPAEVRNAFEAAVSGGVPFFDTAELYGLGESETLLGRFERESGQTVQIATKYLPLPWRWGAEAVEEALSASLTRLGREQVELYQVHSPFNFFMGADTLMGALAREVKRGRIAAVGVSNYSASQMEEAHGRLAAQGVPLAVNQVRYSLLTREIETNGVLDTARRLGVKILAYSPLAQGLLTGKYTADSPPEGARRLDNRYSPSGLAAIAPVLEVLRDLGRKHDRTPAQVALNWLVAQEGVIPIPGAKTAAQAEQNLGAVGWSLAPEEVERLSEVSRPWRAA
- the mgtE gene encoding magnesium transporter, with translation MLTQDRREALLAIEGLASLKTELNNMNPADAGDYIASLPPKDQAIAFRLLAKSRAASVFEYLPSEVQEMLTESLHAREVQAIVEQMSPDDRAELFDELPARVVKRLLTQLSPSEREATALILGYPEGTAGRVMTTEYVRLRQDLTVSQAIQKIRKLDQDKETIYYAYLTDAERQLLGVVSLRQLLFAEPDTPVRTLARETIISVPTTADQEEVARLMKRYDLLAMPVVDLEGRLVGIVTVDDVVDILEEEATEDIQKLSGIIGGDEEALSSPIETVKKRLPWLLGNIALYMGAASAIAPFQSTISLIPVLAIIMPILANTSGNVGNQAISVTVRGLATGEVNPVDVFKILRKEILAGLVNAAALGLVLGLLTLIWSRPEEQWVGIVAAMVMAVNVLVAASLGTFLPIILKRFKQDPALVSPPLLTTTLDTFGFFTFLGLTSLFLVYFKVG
- a CDS encoding AAA family ATPase, translated to MFASRIVLKNWRNFRAADVQLTDRVFVVGPNASGKSNFLDVFRFLRDIAKPGGGLQKAVVARGGVSKIRCLSARREPNIEIEIHISESVNRSALWRYEIGVKQETRGNRQPKLAYERVYKEDKLILDRPDEFDKNDDVRLTQTHLEQIVANLSFRDIAKFFESVLYLHLVPQLLRHPEAFSGPAIPEDPFGRSFLERVAKTPEKTRRARLLKIEEALKFAVPQLKKLSDVRDELGVPHLEAVYEHWRPNAGKQREDQFSDGTLRLIGLFWALLETDSLLLLEEPELSLNSGIVSRLPSIMYRLQRQKRRQVVISTHSYELLSDQGISPDEVLILSPSSEGTTISVASSIKEVELLLDKGLTIADAVLPRTVPQGVEQLTFL
- the aspS gene encoding aspartate--tRNA ligase produces the protein MRSDYCGTLRSEHIGKTVSLYGWIDGWRDHGGVIFLDLRDYTGIVQIVADPQRTPESYHLASSLRNEYVVRVEGRVSARPEHSLNPRLSTGTVEVYADTLAVLNRAETPPFAISKDEEVDEKLRLKFRYLDLRRGRMQKLLRLRHRVMQIMRRHLDERGFTEIETPVLVKSTPEGARDYLVPSRVNPGDWFALPQSPQLFKQLLMVAGFDRYYQIARCFRDEDLRADRQPEFTQLDMEMSFLSMEEIIALNEGLVAAILQETMGLELSLPLPRLTYAEAMVRYGSDKPDTRFGLELVEVSEVFRESSFQVLSGAVAAGGKVVCLPVPGAEGITNTRVKPGGDLFEFVTQFGARGLLFARVREGGQVDTIGAFSKSLTPEIAAGMIEKTGAQPGHLLLFGAGDRTAVPTVLDYMGRLRLKMGEELGLIDPNRHNLLWVTDFPMFEWNAEEKRLEALHHPFTAPRPEDEHDLKTARALAYDIIWNGVEVGGGSLRIYRRALQERVFETIGLTEEEARAKFGFLLDAFEYGTPPHGGIAYGFDRFVMLIAGEQSIREVIAFPKTQRAQDLMLGAPSAVAERQLKELNVRSTLPPKTQG